From a region of the Toxotes jaculatrix isolate fToxJac2 chromosome 7, fToxJac2.pri, whole genome shotgun sequence genome:
- the prdm8b gene encoding PR domain zinc finger protein 8b — translation MEESSSQKLVWDGDAKAVQQCLTDIFTSVYTTCDIPENAIFGPCVLSHTSLYDSIAFIALKSTDKRTAPYIFRVDTSAANSTSEGLMWLRLVQSARDKEEQNLEAYVKNGQLFYRSLRRIEKDEELLVWYGKDLIDLLLLSSSRAPAKTKGSSPHSCPDCSQRFQFEFPFLAHLRFRCTKRLQSITGADEEPSKESSTERPNTTPTRTSPKLGRSEGFSSPQDNSKPSTDFHNLARDLENNRTSPPSDKEAEICSESSGKRKFSEIEDRECRGPSLPQTKSKDELATSAQNYRGVYGLEENHRSFSPSGSTEPREGKRSAFTEVKKSPQNLNKHHSGNKNLQSSNSENKDGGRPSSNPSEKHLNIRQVLSETQPPQTSPMGSAFTSVSQQGGGSGGERKSAFSQPSRSSFSQISPLVMPPKLLDCHPAVGDTMSSTRLYQADHLAAKLQGAELGANCPVPGGMAKQNPFVYATAFWPKNSGPIQLQMPSALTLLPPSFTSLCLPAQNWCAKCNASFRMTSDLVYHMRSHHKKEYSMEPLVKRRREEKLKCPICNESFRERHHLSRHMTSHN, via the exons ATGGAGGAGTCCAGCTCTCAGAAGTTGGTGTGGGATGGGGACGCCAAAGCGGTCCAGCAGTGTCTGACAGACATTTTCACAAGCGTCTACACGACGTGCGACATCCCAGAAAACGCTATTTTCGGGCCTTGTGTGTTGAGCCACACGTCGCTGTATGACAGCATCGCCTTCATAGCTCTGAAATCCACCGATAAACGCACAGCACCTTACATCTTCAGG GTGGACACCTCAGCGGCCAACAGCACCTCAGAGGGCTTAATGTGGCTGCGGCTGGTCCAGTCCGCCCGGGACAAAGAGGAACAGAACCTGGAGGCCTACGTGAAGAACGGCCAGCTCTTCTACCGCTCACTCCGCCGGATCGAGAAGGACGAGGAGCTGCTGGTCTGGTACGGCAAAGACCTCAtcgacctgctgctgctcagctccaGCAGAGCGCCGGCCAAGACCAAAG GTTCGTCGCCCCACTCGTGTCCAGACTGCAGCCAGCGGTTCCAGTTTGAGTTCCCATTCTTGGCCCATCTCCGGTTCCGATGCACAAAGAGACTGCAGAGCATCACAGGGGCTGACGAGGAGCCCAGCaaagagagcagcacagagcgACCAAACACAACCCCGACCAGGACCAGCCCGAAGCTGGGCCGCTCCGAGGGCTTCAGCAGCCCTCAGGACAACAGCAAACCCTCCACAGACTTTCATAACCTGGCCAGGGATCTAGAGAACAACCGGACCAGCCCCCCGAGCGACAAGGAGGCCGAGATCTGCAGCGAGAGTTCGGGAAAGAGGAAGTTCTCAGAAATAGAGGACAGGGAGTGTCGAGGGCCCAGCCTTCCGCAGACCAAGTCTAAAGACGAGCTAGCAACTTCTGCACAAAATTACAGAGGAGTCTACGGCCTGGAGGAGAACCACAGGTCCTTCTCCCCATCAGGCTCCACAGAACCTAGGGAGGGCAAGCGCAGCGCCTTCACGGAGGTCAAGAAATCGCCCCAGAACCTCAACAAGCACCACAGCGGCAACAAAAACCTCCAGAGCTCCAACTCTGAAAACAAAGATGGAGGTCGACCCAGCAGCAACCCATCAGAGAAACACCTCAACATCAGACAGGTGCTGTCGGAGACCCAGCCGCCCCAAACCTCGCCCATGGGCAGTGCTTTCACCTCCGTTAGCCAGCAAGGCGGTGGCAgtggtggagagaggaagagcgcCTTTAGTCAGCCATCTcgctcctccttctcccagaTCTCACCACTGGTGATGCCACCCAAGCTCCTGGACTGCCACCCAGCGGTGGGTGACACCATGTCTTCCACCAGACTCTACCAAGCGGACCACCTTGCTGCCAAGCTGCAGGGTGCAGAACTGGGTGCCAACTGCCCCGTGCCGGGTGGCATGGCCAAGCAGAACCCCTTTGTCTATGCCACCGCCTTCTGGCCCAAGAACTCCGGACCTATCCAGCTTCAAATGCCCTCGGCACTCACCCTCCTGCCgccctccttcacctccctctgCCTACCGGCACAGAACTGGTGCGCTAAGTGCAATGCCTCTTTCCGCATGACTTCGGACTTAGTTTACCACATGCGATCCCACCACAAAAAGGAGTACTCCATGGAGCCTCTGGTCAAGCGGCGGCGCGAGGAGAAACTCAAGTGCCCAATTTGCAACGAGTCCTTCCGGGAGCGGCATCACCTGTCACGTCACATGACCTCTCATAACTGA